In Streptomyces sp. P3, one DNA window encodes the following:
- a CDS encoding DEAD/DEAH box helicase — MRLHDAAFALRTDHARAVDAVRAAHTPLRDALVTAELGSIALTRLKDVTEGRLRLAAVEGAGFGSVREVVEAGRHQLRLIPGVGAQTADQVLAAARQIARAVEETVSVRIDVDHPEPATAALVGALYRLVEAGPELPRAVAAAERYEKRLGELLPAVRPATGRLRLALAGRPRREAARTAVTELTALAAEAAEAGVALHLAQATADLLREPASEIEPWVDFEVRSAEYYSLLAEICAHPSDTAAAEGFVPSDVAEQVHAQPLDDTHRRVSLRGYQAFGARFALARRRVVLGDEMGLGKTVQAIAVLAHLAAEGHAHFLVVCPAGVLINWTREIRARSTLRAVPVHGPDRRDAYAEWRERGGVAVTTFDVLHTLPEPDGGSPPGLLVVDEAHYVKNPETRRARSVAVWTGLCDRVLFLTGTPMENRVEEFRVLVRCLQPDLVPAIHDSYAVAGPQVFRKAVAPAYLRRNQKDVLTELPALIHVDEWEELSAADEDAYRAAVAAGNFMAMRRAAYADPEKSAKLQRLRELVGEAAENGLKTVVFSYFRDVLTAVRGALGDTVFGPIAGDVSVVQRQRLVDDFTAAEGPAVLLCQIESGGVGLNLQAASVVVLCEPQTKPTLEHQAVARAHRMGQVRAVQVHRLLAADSVDGRLLRILENKTRLFDAYARRSDTAEATPDAVDVSDDGLARRIVEEEQRRFAGQPQDAG, encoded by the coding sequence ATGCGGTTGCACGACGCCGCTTTCGCGCTGCGGACCGACCATGCCCGCGCGGTGGACGCCGTCCGTGCCGCTCACACGCCGCTCAGGGACGCGCTCGTCACCGCGGAGCTCGGGTCCATCGCGCTCACCCGGCTGAAGGACGTCACCGAGGGGCGGTTGCGGCTCGCGGCGGTCGAGGGGGCCGGCTTCGGCTCGGTCCGGGAGGTGGTCGAGGCCGGCCGCCACCAGCTCCGGCTGATCCCCGGCGTCGGCGCGCAGACCGCGGACCAGGTCCTCGCCGCGGCGCGGCAGATCGCCCGGGCGGTCGAGGAGACCGTCTCCGTGCGGATCGACGTCGACCACCCCGAGCCCGCTACCGCGGCCCTGGTCGGCGCGCTGTACCGGCTGGTCGAGGCCGGCCCCGAACTGCCCCGCGCGGTGGCCGCCGCCGAGCGGTACGAGAAGCGGCTCGGCGAACTGCTGCCCGCGGTCCGCCCGGCCACCGGTCGGCTGCGGCTGGCCCTCGCCGGGCGGCCCCGCCGGGAGGCCGCGCGCACCGCGGTCACCGAACTGACCGCCCTGGCGGCCGAGGCCGCCGAAGCCGGCGTGGCGCTGCACCTCGCGCAGGCCACCGCCGACCTGCTGCGCGAACCGGCCTCCGAGATCGAGCCGTGGGTCGACTTCGAGGTGCGCTCGGCCGAGTACTACAGCCTGCTGGCGGAGATCTGCGCCCACCCGTCGGACACCGCGGCCGCCGAGGGGTTCGTGCCGTCGGACGTGGCCGAACAGGTGCACGCGCAGCCGCTCGACGACACCCACCGCCGGGTCTCCCTGCGCGGCTACCAGGCGTTCGGCGCGCGGTTCGCGCTGGCCCGGCGCCGGGTCGTCCTCGGCGACGAGATGGGGCTCGGCAAAACGGTCCAGGCGATCGCCGTGCTCGCCCACCTGGCGGCCGAGGGCCACGCCCACTTCCTGGTGGTGTGCCCGGCGGGCGTGCTCATCAACTGGACCCGGGAGATCCGTGCCCGCAGCACGCTCAGGGCGGTGCCGGTGCACGGACCGGACCGGCGGGACGCCTACGCCGAGTGGCGCGAGCGCGGCGGCGTCGCCGTGACCACCTTCGACGTGCTGCACACCCTGCCCGAACCGGACGGCGGATCGCCGCCCGGACTCCTCGTCGTCGACGAGGCGCACTACGTCAAGAACCCCGAGACCCGGCGCGCCCGCTCGGTCGCGGTGTGGACCGGGCTGTGCGACCGCGTCCTGTTCCTCACCGGCACGCCGATGGAGAACCGCGTCGAGGAGTTCCGCGTCCTTGTGCGCTGCCTCCAGCCCGACCTCGTCCCCGCGATCCACGACAGCTACGCGGTCGCCGGCCCGCAGGTCTTCCGCAAGGCGGTCGCCCCCGCCTATCTGCGCCGCAACCAGAAGGACGTGCTCACCGAACTGCCCGCGCTGATCCACGTCGACGAGTGGGAGGAGCTCAGCGCCGCCGACGAGGACGCGTACCGGGCGGCGGTCGCGGCGGGGAACTTCATGGCGATGCGCCGGGCGGCCTACGCCGACCCCGAGAAGTCCGCCAAACTCCAGCGGCTGCGCGAACTGGTCGGGGAGGCCGCGGAGAACGGCCTGAAGACCGTCGTGTTCTCCTACTTCCGCGACGTCCTCACCGCGGTCCGGGGCGCGCTGGGCGACACCGTGTTCGGACCGATCGCCGGTGACGTCTCGGTCGTCCAACGGCAGCGGCTCGTGGACGACTTCACGGCCGCCGAGGGGCCCGCGGTGCTGCTCTGCCAGATCGAGTCGGGCGGCGTGGGGCTCAACCTCCAGGCCGCGTCGGTGGTCGTCCTGTGCGAGCCGCAGACCAAGCCGACCCTGGAGCACCAGGCCGTGGCCCGGGCGCACCGCATGGGCCAGGTCCGGGCGGTCCAGGTGCACCGCCTGCTGGCCGCGGACAGCGTGGACGGCCGGCTTCTGCGCATCCTCGAGAACAAGACCCGGCTGTTCGACGCCTACGCCCGCCGCAGCGACACGGCGGAGGCGACGCCGGACGCCGTCGACGTCTCCGACGACGGCCTCGCCCGCCGGATCGTGGAGGAGGAGCAGCGCAGGTTCGCCGGTCAGCCGCAGGACGCCGGGTAG
- a CDS encoding peroxiredoxin, producing MPYVIAGLVLVGAVSLLNLVLLLVILRRWQELEAVRRRGDFAAQGPQPGDALPDFTATALSGRTLTQDDFRSGELLLGVFSHDCPSCTDSLPDFAERADRTRAAGGRVLALVIGAEAGESSLTARLVGPADEVVPEPEASPLFSALRVPAFPTILGYRDGVVAAPSAADREPVPAAS from the coding sequence GTGCCATACGTCATAGCCGGTCTGGTGCTCGTCGGAGCCGTCTCTCTGCTCAACCTCGTCCTGCTCCTCGTCATCCTGCGCCGCTGGCAGGAACTCGAAGCCGTCCGCCGACGCGGCGACTTCGCGGCCCAGGGGCCCCAACCCGGGGACGCGCTCCCGGACTTCACCGCCACCGCGCTCAGCGGGCGGACGCTGACCCAGGACGACTTCCGCTCCGGGGAACTGCTGCTGGGCGTCTTCTCCCACGACTGCCCGTCCTGCACCGACAGCCTCCCCGACTTCGCCGAACGGGCCGACCGGACCCGGGCAGCAGGCGGCCGGGTCCTGGCCCTGGTGATCGGCGCCGAGGCCGGCGAGAGCAGTCTGACCGCCCGACTCGTCGGGCCGGCGGACGAGGTGGTGCCCGAGCCCGAGGCGTCACCGCTGTTCAGCGCCCTGCGGGTGCCCGCCTTCCCCACGATCCTCGGCTACCGGGACGGCGTCGTCGCCGCTCCCTCCGCCGCCGACCGCGAACCGGTACCGGCGGCCTCCTGA
- a CDS encoding DUF4190 domain-containing protein, whose protein sequence is MSIPPPPGPHQPQDPYQPPSPQGPSPQGPHAPGPYPQGPSPQDPFAAPRQPHPHDPYAQGSYPQAPYGAAPYPVWGQGYSPYGRSSVINGVAIAALVLGILCFLPGVGLVLGIVALVQIKRRGERGRGMAIAGAVLSSVGLALWVLMLATGGASDFWEGFKDGARGGAGSSFSLAEGDCFDVPGDGFGTDVYDVDEVPCSGEHDAEVFATIPLPRGDYPGEDEVVDVADDKCFTLQHAYAMDPWALTEKVDVYYLTPTSESWSWGDREITCVFGNVDEESTLTGSLRADETTLDADQLAFLKAMAAVDETLFDEPEDLPEEDLAGNRTWAGDTGDVTAAQAAVLGGHTWSATVRAPMAALVKDMQRSSKEWAAAEKASDVDAFYRHYEIAYEVVDGDTTVTARKALGLATTPPDYDDDSGEPSDGTRGGGGDSDLDV, encoded by the coding sequence GTGTCCATACCTCCGCCCCCGGGGCCCCACCAGCCCCAGGACCCGTACCAGCCTCCGTCCCCGCAGGGCCCGTCCCCGCAGGGTCCCCACGCGCCCGGCCCCTACCCGCAGGGCCCGTCTCCCCAGGATCCGTTCGCCGCGCCCCGGCAGCCGCACCCGCACGACCCGTACGCCCAGGGGTCGTACCCGCAGGCCCCCTACGGGGCGGCGCCCTACCCGGTGTGGGGGCAGGGGTACAGCCCCTACGGGCGGTCCTCGGTCATCAACGGCGTGGCCATCGCCGCCCTGGTGCTCGGCATCCTCTGCTTCCTGCCGGGCGTGGGCCTGGTGCTCGGGATCGTCGCGCTGGTGCAGATCAAGAGGCGCGGGGAGCGGGGGAGGGGAATGGCGATCGCCGGCGCCGTCCTGTCCTCCGTCGGTCTTGCGCTCTGGGTCCTGATGCTGGCCACCGGCGGAGCCTCCGACTTCTGGGAGGGGTTCAAGGACGGCGCGCGCGGGGGCGCCGGCTCCAGTTTCTCGCTCGCCGAGGGCGACTGCTTCGACGTGCCCGGTGACGGCTTCGGCACGGACGTCTACGACGTCGACGAGGTGCCCTGCTCGGGCGAGCACGACGCCGAGGTGTTCGCCACGATCCCGTTGCCCCGCGGCGACTACCCGGGCGAGGACGAGGTGGTGGACGTGGCCGACGACAAGTGCTTCACGCTCCAGCACGCCTACGCGATGGATCCCTGGGCGCTGACCGAGAAGGTCGACGTCTACTACCTCACGCCCACCTCCGAGAGCTGGAGCTGGGGCGACCGCGAGATCACCTGCGTCTTCGGCAACGTGGACGAGGAGAGCACCCTCACCGGCTCGCTGCGCGCCGACGAGACCACCCTCGACGCCGACCAGCTGGCCTTCCTGAAGGCCATGGCCGCCGTCGACGAGACCCTCTTCGACGAGCCGGAGGATCTCCCCGAGGAGGATCTGGCGGGCAACCGGACCTGGGCCGGCGACACCGGGGACGTCACCGCCGCACAGGCTGCCGTGCTGGGCGGTCACACCTGGTCCGCGACGGTCCGGGCGCCGATGGCCGCTCTGGTGAAGGACATGCAGCGATCGAGCAAGGAGTGGGCGGCCGCGGAGAAGGCCTCCGACGTGGACGCCTTCTACCGGCACTACGAGATCGCCTACGAGGTCGTGGACGGCGACACGACCGTCACCGCCCGCAAGGCTCTGGGTCTGGCCACCACCCCGCCCGACTACGACGACGACTCCGGCGAGCCGAGCGACGGCACGCGCGGGGGCGGCGGCGACAGCGACCTCGATGTGTGA
- a CDS encoding MauE/DoxX family redox-associated membrane protein gives MSDLLLVCRLTLICVLAVAGLAKLRDRRRFATALGDLTRLPAAARPALAVLVPAAELLAAVLLAVPRTLTVGLAVAAALCAAFSAVAVTTMRRGSSAGCPCFGSRTTVPMGPWHVARNAVLTLLAVLGGVIALAHGTTAPLDAPALLLAVAVAGYLTTLAVFTDDLAFFFSARTGQR, from the coding sequence TTGTCCGACCTGCTGCTCGTCTGCCGCCTGACCCTGATCTGCGTGCTGGCCGTGGCCGGTCTCGCCAAGCTGCGCGACCGTCGCCGATTCGCCACGGCACTCGGCGACCTCACCCGGCTGCCCGCCGCCGCCCGGCCGGCGCTCGCCGTCCTGGTGCCCGCGGCCGAACTCCTCGCCGCCGTGCTCCTCGCCGTGCCCCGGACGCTCACCGTGGGGCTGGCCGTCGCCGCCGCCCTGTGCGCGGCGTTCAGCGCCGTCGCCGTCACCACCATGCGGCGCGGCAGCTCCGCCGGCTGCCCCTGCTTCGGCAGCAGGACCACCGTGCCCATGGGTCCCTGGCACGTCGCACGCAACGCCGTCCTCACGCTGCTCGCGGTCCTCGGCGGAGTCATCGCCCTCGCCCACGGCACCACCGCCCCCCTCGACGCCCCGGCGCTCCTCCTCGCCGTCGCGGTCGCCGGCTATCTCACCACGCTCGCCGTCTTCACCGACGACCTCGCCTTCTTCTTCTCCGCCCGCACCGGCCAACGCTGA
- a CDS encoding AfsR/SARP family transcriptional regulator: protein MLATGSYFRVLGRVDWTVDGHPRTIGRRRERLLLGLLLLEMGRPLPMDRLIDLLSDEDERPRSRADLYVNVCRLRASLRRGGADGSVRLVRSGSTYTLTGDPQLVDVHRFTLLVDRAQRGTEPQEVSRLASAALAEWRGAVLEDVASERTRRGVAAAFDELLISAQLLRVAAEFKLRNYSSLAAELARLTAEHPEHEMLLAFRAATLYECGRRADALRVLSSARARMTARLGLDLSRELQDLRGAILRDDPVDRHIFRCGALGAA from the coding sequence ATGCTTGCCACGGGGTCATATTTTCGAGTGCTCGGCAGAGTTGATTGGACCGTCGACGGACACCCGAGGACCATCGGGCGCCGCCGCGAGCGTCTGCTGCTGGGCTTACTTCTGCTGGAGATGGGCCGGCCGCTGCCGATGGACCGGCTGATCGATCTGCTGTCGGACGAGGACGAACGACCTCGGTCCCGGGCCGACCTGTATGTGAACGTCTGCCGGCTGCGGGCGAGCCTTCGCAGGGGCGGCGCCGACGGGTCGGTGCGGCTGGTGCGGAGCGGTTCGACGTACACCCTGACCGGCGATCCGCAACTGGTGGATGTGCACCGCTTCACCCTGCTGGTCGACCGTGCCCAGCGGGGCACCGAGCCCCAGGAGGTGTCACGGCTGGCCTCGGCCGCCCTGGCCGAGTGGCGGGGTGCGGTACTGGAGGACGTCGCCTCCGAGCGGACCCGTCGAGGGGTCGCCGCAGCCTTCGACGAACTGCTGATCTCGGCGCAACTGCTGCGTGTCGCGGCGGAGTTCAAGCTGCGCAACTACTCGTCGCTCGCCGCGGAGCTCGCACGCCTCACCGCGGAGCATCCCGAGCACGAGATGCTCCTGGCCTTCCGCGCCGCCACGCTCTACGAATGCGGCCGCCGCGCGGACGCGCTGCGCGTGCTGTCCTCGGCGCGGGCACGAATGACCGCGCGGCTGGGGCTGGACCTGAGCCGCGAGCTGCAGGATCTGCGCGGGGCGATCCTGCGGGACGATCCCGTGGACCGCCACATCTTCCGCTGCGGCGCCCTCGGGGCCGCCTGA
- a CDS encoding TlpA disulfide reductase family protein: MSYAIAGLALLAAVTLVNALLTVAVSKRWRTMMAPAPAAAAPGPPALAVQEGDRAPAFTLHTPGGEVSASTLAGRPALICFLRPDCGPTRESLPGIQRWAEANAPSGGRLVAVVSGQPDEAGPLLEAVGPLTGLTATDPPNGPVARAFGVRHHPSFVLLDADGTVAGTGIGQGSLPALDLLTA, translated from the coding sequence GTGAGCTACGCCATCGCCGGCCTCGCCCTTCTCGCCGCGGTCACCCTCGTCAACGCGCTCCTCACCGTCGCGGTCAGCAAGCGCTGGCGGACCATGATGGCCCCCGCCCCGGCCGCCGCCGCCCCGGGACCGCCGGCCCTCGCCGTCCAAGAAGGCGACCGCGCCCCCGCGTTCACGCTGCACACCCCCGGGGGCGAGGTCAGCGCGTCCACCCTGGCCGGCCGCCCCGCCCTCATCTGCTTCCTCCGGCCGGACTGCGGGCCCACCAGGGAAAGCCTCCCCGGGATCCAGCGGTGGGCCGAGGCGAACGCTCCGTCGGGCGGGCGGCTCGTCGCCGTCGTCAGCGGACAGCCGGACGAGGCAGGCCCCCTGCTCGAAGCCGTCGGCCCGCTCACCGGACTCACCGCCACCGACCCGCCGAACGGACCCGTCGCCCGCGCCTTCGGCGTCCGCCACCACCCCTCGTTCGTCCTTCTCGACGCCGACGGGACGGTTGCCGGGACGGGCATCGGCCAAGGCTCCCTGCCCGCGCTCGACCTCCTCACCGCATGA
- a CDS encoding DNA-directed RNA polymerase subunit alpha, whose product MLIAQRPSLTEEVVDEFRSRFVIEPLEPGFGYTLGNSLRRTLLSSIPGAAVTGIRIDGVLHEFTTVPGVKEDVTDLILNIKQLVVSSEQDEPVVMYLRKQGPGLVTAADIAPPAGVEVHNPDLVLATLNGKGKLEMELTVERGRGYVSAVQNKQVGQEIGRIPVDSIYSPVLKVTYKVEATRVEQRTDFDKLIVDVETKQAMRPRDAMASAGKTLVELFGLARELNIDAEGIDMGPSPTDAALAADLALPIEELELTVRSYNCLKREGVHSVGELLARSEADLMDIRNFGAKSIDEVKAKLAGLGLGLKDSPPGFDPTAAADAFGAGNDTDAGFVETEQY is encoded by the coding sequence GTGCTGATTGCTCAGCGTCCGTCCCTGACCGAAGAGGTCGTCGACGAGTTCCGCTCCCGGTTCGTGATCGAGCCCCTGGAGCCGGGCTTCGGCTACACCCTCGGCAACTCCCTCCGTCGGACCCTCCTGTCGTCGATCCCGGGTGCGGCGGTCACCGGCATCCGCATCGACGGTGTCCTGCACGAGTTCACCACCGTGCCGGGCGTCAAGGAGGACGTCACCGACCTGATCCTCAACATCAAGCAGTTGGTCGTGAGCAGTGAGCAGGACGAGCCCGTCGTGATGTACCTGCGCAAGCAGGGCCCGGGTCTGGTCACCGCCGCCGACATCGCGCCCCCGGCCGGTGTCGAGGTGCACAACCCCGATCTGGTCCTCGCCACGCTCAACGGCAAGGGCAAGCTGGAGATGGAGCTGACCGTCGAGCGCGGTCGCGGCTACGTCTCCGCCGTGCAGAACAAGCAGGTGGGCCAGGAGATCGGCCGTATCCCGGTCGACTCCATCTACTCGCCGGTTCTCAAGGTCACGTACAAGGTCGAGGCCACGCGTGTCGAGCAGCGCACCGACTTCGACAAGCTGATCGTCGACGTCGAGACCAAGCAGGCGATGCGTCCCCGTGACGCCATGGCCTCCGCGGGCAAGACGCTGGTCGAGCTGTTCGGTCTCGCGCGCGAGCTGAACATCGACGCCGAGGGCATCGACATGGGTCCGTCCCCGACGGACGCCGCGCTCGCCGCCGATCTCGCCCTGCCGATCGAGGAGCTCGAGCTCACCGTCCGGTCGTACAACTGCCTCAAGCGCGAGGGAGTCCACTCCGTGGGCGAGCTCCTGGCACGCTCCGAGGCCGACCTCATGGACATCCGCAACTTCGGCGCCAAGTCCATCGACGAGGTCAAGGCGAAGCTGGCCGGACTGGGCCTGGGCCTCAAGGACAGCCCGCCCGGATTCGACCCGACCGCCGCCGCCGACGCCTTCGGCGCGGGCAACGACACGGACGCCGGTTTCGTGGAGACCGAGCAGTACTGA
- a CDS encoding alpha/beta fold hydrolase, with protein MTEHLRIPSPAGVFDAIAAGPVDGRPLLFLHGFPQTAIVWEEQVAALGDRGFRAVAPDTRGYSPGVRPAHADAYGVGELVGDVLAVADALGWDRFDLVGHDWGGAIAWWTAARHAERLRTLTSVSTPHPGALGEAYRIDADQRRRSQYQQDWRSPDTEARFLADDAALLRSLYQGKVPDRHVDAFVRRLSEPGALSAALNYYRADRPDAAVGKIQVPALYVWGTEDIALGSTAAHGTEEWVSGPYSFHALQGIGHWVPEEASETLTSLIADHLNQHGPTP; from the coding sequence ATGACAGAACACCTCCGAATCCCCTCGCCCGCAGGCGTCTTCGACGCGATCGCAGCAGGTCCCGTCGACGGCCGTCCCCTTCTGTTCCTGCATGGTTTTCCCCAGACGGCCATCGTGTGGGAGGAGCAGGTGGCCGCGCTGGGCGACCGGGGTTTCCGTGCGGTCGCGCCCGACACCCGTGGTTATTCGCCCGGTGTACGCCCGGCGCATGCCGACGCGTACGGAGTCGGCGAACTGGTCGGGGACGTCCTGGCGGTGGCGGACGCGCTCGGCTGGGATCGCTTCGACCTCGTCGGTCACGACTGGGGCGGTGCCATCGCCTGGTGGACCGCGGCCCGGCACGCCGAGCGACTGCGCACGCTCACCTCTGTGTCCACACCGCATCCCGGCGCGTTGGGCGAGGCGTATCGCATCGACGCCGACCAGCGCCGGCGCTCCCAGTACCAGCAGGACTGGCGAAGCCCCGACACGGAGGCCCGCTTCCTCGCGGACGACGCCGCGCTACTGCGTTCCCTCTATCAGGGCAAGGTTCCCGACCGTCATGTCGACGCCTTCGTACGGCGTCTGTCCGAACCGGGTGCGCTCAGCGCGGCCCTCAACTACTACCGCGCCGACCGTCCCGACGCCGCGGTCGGGAAGATCCAGGTACCCGCGCTCTACGTCTGGGGGACGGAGGACATCGCGCTCGGGTCCACCGCTGCCCACGGCACGGAGGAATGGGTGAGCGGCCCCTACTCGTTCCACGCACTCCAGGGCATCGGCCACTGGGTCCCCGAAGAGGCTTCCGAGACTCTCACCAGCCTGATCGCCGACCACCTGAATCAGCACGGGCCGACGCCCTGA
- a CDS encoding S26 family signal peptidase, with product MTVAAPLLLTLAALLIAAALILARGRLVAVTVRGYSMSPTLMPGDRLLLLRGRRRVATGRVAVVVAPHPEHGWHTVTGPAPDLRDAWYVKRIVAVAGEPVPRWAARCPGTHVPPGMLVLLGEQPGSRDSKQLGYCPEDKLIGTVLFRLRAAAAPGAPSSLPS from the coding sequence GTGACCGTGGCGGCCCCGCTGCTCCTGACCCTGGCGGCACTCCTCATCGCCGCCGCCCTGATCCTGGCGCGTGGACGGCTGGTGGCCGTGACCGTCCGCGGGTACAGCATGTCGCCCACCCTCATGCCCGGCGACCGACTCCTGCTGCTCCGCGGCCGACGCCGGGTCGCCACGGGCCGGGTGGCCGTCGTCGTCGCACCCCACCCCGAGCACGGCTGGCACACCGTCACGGGCCCGGCGCCCGACCTACGTGACGCGTGGTACGTCAAACGCATCGTGGCCGTGGCCGGAGAGCCCGTGCCGCGCTGGGCCGCCCGCTGTCCCGGCACGCACGTGCCGCCGGGGATGCTCGTCCTCCTGGGCGAGCAGCCGGGCTCGAGGGACTCCAAGCAGTTGGGCTACTGCCCCGAGGACAAGCTCATCGGAACCGTCCTGTTCCGCCTGCGGGCCGCCGCGGCCCCCGGTGCGCCCTCCTCGCTTCCCTCCTGA
- a CDS encoding TetR/AcrR family transcriptional regulator yields the protein MTEPRRTRKPAAVRRAEIMEAADAEFALKGLSGAGIEGIAARVGISHPRIVQMFGSKRDLFLHVVHAAYDRIEAEFERAEPTLGALGDAYRQLLQSRHTVGLVLLQAYAAAGDPAVQESVRRRQLDLQEAVTRLTGADPMQVRSFLATGLVLTVSTVLDLPGRRADTEWCAWIIGLADPPAGGL from the coding sequence GTGACCGAGCCCCGCCGCACTCGTAAGCCCGCGGCGGTACGGCGGGCCGAGATCATGGAGGCGGCCGACGCGGAGTTCGCCCTGAAGGGACTGTCGGGCGCGGGCATCGAGGGGATCGCCGCACGAGTCGGGATCTCGCACCCCCGCATCGTGCAGATGTTCGGCTCGAAGCGCGATCTGTTCCTTCACGTCGTGCACGCGGCCTACGACAGGATCGAGGCCGAGTTCGAGCGCGCCGAACCGACGCTCGGCGCGCTCGGCGACGCCTATCGGCAGCTTCTGCAGAGCCGGCACACCGTCGGCCTCGTCCTGCTGCAGGCCTACGCCGCGGCAGGCGACCCGGCAGTCCAGGAGTCGGTGCGACGGCGCCAACTCGACCTGCAGGAGGCCGTCACCCGTCTGACGGGGGCTGACCCGATGCAGGTGCGTTCCTTCTTGGCCACGGGTCTCGTCCTGACGGTTTCCACGGTGCTGGACCTGCCCGGGCGGCGCGCCGACACGGAGTGGTGCGCGTGGATCATCGGCCTCGCGGACCCACCCGCAGGCGGGCTGTGA
- a CDS encoding ABC transporter ATP-binding protein, with protein sequence MSGSATAGPAVVLRGLSAVLALTGRSCPGALAARVATVVIAGTAPVAASWLLKYVVDSLTAEGFGASDLNRAAAGIGLLTILLAAASAVSSYADGRIRRATSTRAQSELLTAVNRLSGLSKLEQPAFHDRVQLAVQSAQGAERLVGAVLQGAQSVLTLAGFLTSLLLVSPTLAAVLVVAAVPALFAHLANSRHRADMFWRTSNLARRQIFYRGLLTDSQAAKEIRLYGLGGYFAQRLRTDLDSINRQEERLDRRLVAYETALAVLGAGVSTGALVWGVHQAAAHVLTAGDVSLLVAALAGMQTALLGLVGCIAQSHQTALMFSHYLHVVQVGDDLPAPAAPIAPPPLSRGLELRDVWFRYSDDGPWILRGISLFVPHGTSLAVVGLNGAGKSTLVKLLCRLYDPQRGSIHWDGVDIRDFPADRLRERISVVFQDPMEYDLTAGENIGLGDLGSLHDQGRIRAAADDADIHTALTRLPQGYDTMLSRMFFPDDTEDNSPGVQLSGGQWQRLALARALMRSERDLMILDEPGTGLDAVAERHVHDRLTSLRRGATSILVSHRLNTVRAADAIVVIADGTVRETGTHEQLMTADGAYAELFTTQAQGYEETVR encoded by the coding sequence ATGAGCGGGTCCGCCACCGCCGGCCCGGCCGTAGTCCTGCGGGGACTCAGCGCCGTACTCGCCCTCACGGGGCGGTCCTGCCCCGGGGCCCTCGCCGCCCGCGTCGCCACCGTCGTCATCGCGGGTACCGCCCCCGTGGCGGCCTCCTGGTTGCTCAAGTACGTGGTCGACAGCCTCACCGCGGAGGGGTTCGGTGCCTCGGACCTCAACCGGGCCGCGGCCGGCATCGGTCTGCTCACCATCCTGCTCGCCGCCGCCTCGGCCGTCTCGTCCTACGCCGACGGCCGCATCCGCCGCGCCACCTCGACCCGGGCCCAGAGCGAACTGCTCACCGCCGTCAACCGGCTCAGCGGTCTGTCCAAGCTCGAGCAGCCCGCCTTCCACGACCGCGTCCAGCTCGCCGTCCAGAGCGCGCAGGGTGCCGAGCGACTGGTCGGCGCGGTCCTCCAGGGCGCCCAGAGCGTCCTCACGCTGGCGGGTTTCCTGACGAGTCTTCTGCTCGTCAGCCCCACGCTGGCGGCCGTCCTGGTCGTCGCGGCCGTTCCGGCCCTCTTCGCGCACCTGGCCAACAGCCGGCACCGCGCGGACATGTTCTGGCGCACCAGCAATCTCGCCCGCCGCCAGATCTTCTACCGGGGGCTCCTCACGGACAGCCAGGCGGCGAAGGAGATCCGCCTCTACGGCCTCGGCGGATACTTCGCGCAGCGACTGCGCACCGACCTCGACAGCATCAACCGGCAGGAGGAACGCCTCGACCGCCGCCTCGTCGCCTACGAGACGGCGCTCGCCGTCCTCGGCGCCGGCGTCTCCACCGGCGCACTCGTCTGGGGCGTGCACCAGGCGGCCGCCCACGTCCTCACCGCCGGTGACGTGTCCCTCCTCGTGGCGGCCCTCGCCGGCATGCAGACGGCCCTCCTCGGCCTGGTGGGATGCATCGCCCAGAGCCACCAGACGGCCCTGATGTTCAGCCACTACCTGCACGTCGTCCAGGTCGGGGACGACCTCCCCGCCCCGGCCGCGCCGATCGCCCCGCCGCCGCTGAGCCGGGGCCTCGAACTGCGGGACGTCTGGTTCCGTTACAGCGACGACGGACCCTGGATCCTCCGCGGGATCAGCCTGTTCGTCCCGCACGGCACCAGCCTGGCCGTCGTCGGTCTCAACGGGGCCGGCAAGAGCACCCTCGTCAAGCTGCTGTGCCGTCTCTACGACCCGCAGCGCGGCAGCATCCACTGGGACGGCGTCGACATCCGGGACTTCCCCGCGGACCGGCTGCGCGAGCGGATCAGCGTCGTCTTCCAGGACCCGATGGAGTACGACCTCACCGCCGGGGAGAACATCGGCCTCGGCGACCTCGGCTCCCTGCACGACCAGGGGCGCATCCGTGCCGCCGCCGACGACGCGGACATCCACACCGCCCTCACCCGCCTGCCGCAGGGGTACGACACCATGCTCAGCCGGATGTTCTTCCCCGACGACACGGAGGACAACAGCCCCGGCGTCCAGTTGTCGGGCGGCCAGTGGCAGCGCCTCGCGCTCGCCCGGGCCCTGATGCGTTCCGAACGCGATCTCATGATCCTCGACGAACCCGGCACCGGCCTCGACGCCGTCGCCGAACGTCATGTCCACGACCGGCTCACCTCGCTCCGCCGGGGCGCGACGAGCATCCTCGTCTCCCACCGCCTCAACACCGTCCGCGCCGCCGACGCCATCGTCGTCATCGCCGACGGAACCGTGCGGGAGACGGGCACCCACGAACAGCTCATGACCGCCGACGGCGCCTATGCCGAGCTCTTCACCACGCAGGCCCAGGGCTACGAGGAGACCGTCCGGTGA